The Oxyura jamaicensis isolate SHBP4307 breed ruddy duck unplaced genomic scaffold, BPBGC_Ojam_1.0 oxyUn_random_OJ72964, whole genome shotgun sequence genome contains the following window.
ACCCCCTCTACGCCTCCCCCATGCAGATACCGAGCAGCCCCATATCCCACCCTACACAGCTCGCCCTCTGCCCGGCacagccccccacagccccccacagccccgACGTACACCTCACGCCCCCTAACGCAGTGTGtgccccccccaggccccccacCTGatcccccccagcccggcccccagggctgcacccaccagccccagggggcTCCTGCGtggcagctgccagctgggggaggctgggcACTGGCACGGCGCGGCACGGCGCGGCACGGCTCAGCACAccatggcacggcacagcacggtgcagcacagcacagttCAGCACACcgtggcacggcacagcacggcacagcacggtTCAGCACGCcgtggcacggcacagcacagtgcagcacagcacagttCAGCACACcgtggcatggcacagcacggcacagctCGGTtcagcacggcatggcacagcacacGCGGCAGAGCCGTGGCACGGAGCACAACACGTGGCATGGCAGGGCACGGTGCAGCACAGCACGGTGCAGTACAGCCCGGCACAGCACCGCCTGGCACAGCGCACGTGAGGCGGCAGCAGCACGGGGTGCGGCACGGCACaacacggcacggcacagcccgGGACGTCACGGTGCACACCATGGCACACCGCCGCACAGGAGGACACGACGGGTTACAGATGGCGCGGGGCACTATGCACGGCACAGCATCACCCAACCCCGCGCCCCGGGGGTGCCCCCACCCCGCACAGGGGCTGCACCACCCGGCCCCTTTGCTCCAAATCCACCTTTTATTGCAGTGGCCGGGGCAGGGACGGACCCGCAGGGCCGCGTGTGGAAGCACAGGACGGGGGGACACCGGCTGCATCCTGCCCGGTGCCCGGAGTCAGCTCGGGGTTGAGGGTGGGTGATGCcaggcaggatccggccccggCGGGGCAGTGCGAGCCCTCTCCTGCCCAGGCAGCCCGGGTGAGCGCTGCTGCACCCCGCGGGCAGGGCAGCGTCCCCCGTCCCGCAGCCACCGCCCCAGGCTCGTGCCCATCCTCGGGGGTCCCGGTGGGGCGCAGACCCCGCTAGATGCGGACAGTGTTGATGCGCAGGGGCTGGACGTTCTTGCCGTTGGCGTGGCTCTGCCCGGGGCTGAAGTAGGAGCAGAGCTTGCCAGGGAACTTCTCCCGGAAGGTGTAGAGCCAGGACATGTCGTCGGCGTTGTAGAAGATGAGCAGCCCCTTGTCATAGTCCAGGAAGACGCCCACCTTCTCCAGCTTGCTCTTGACGTTGAGCCGGGTCCAGGGCTCGGTGCAGGCGCTGTACTGGTTCCCGTCGTGCATGACGATGCAGTAAAAGCCCCGGCTGGGCTGGATCTGGATGCTGCCCTTGCGGGTGACGGCCTCGTGCGCCAGCCCGATCATCCACTGCGTCTTCTCggacaccaccacctcccagtAGTGCACGCCGCCGCCAAAAGCCTCCGCGCCCAGCACCGACACCTCCACGTCGAAGCGCCGGGGCGAGTCCTGCAGCGGCTGCGGGTGCAGGTTGCCGTAAGCCACGATGGTGCAGTCGTCGGAGAGGATGAGGCGCTGGTGGGCTGTGCCGGGGTCCAGCGTCAGCGCCGCCGGCACTGCAGGGAGGGGCGGCCGTCAGCACCCCTGGGACCCCTGCCCAGCCGTGCACCCACCTTGGGGACATGCAGGTGGCTTTCGGCAGCcgaagcagctctgcagaagctgctcgtcctgccccgtgccccccccacCAGCTCCCACTGGGGACAGGAAGGCCCCCGTGGGCTCGTCCCCACCCTCGCTGGGTACCCCCCACTCCATCCTCACCCGGGTGGATGTCCTGGAAGAGAGACTTCCAGATGGTGTACTGCAGCGGGCCCATGTACTTGGAGGTAGGAAAGTCCTCGTAGGTGAGGTTGGTCTCGTGGATCTTCCCCTTGAGCCTGCAGGAGAGGCGCAGGTGGGCAAGGTCCCACGAGGGGcaccccggcccccccggccccccacgCACCCACCTCTCGGACAAGGAGGCGACGCCGGCCAGGAAGGCGTGCTTGTCGGCCTCGGCCAGGCGCTCCTGCAGGAtctggctgccctcctgcaccTTGCGCAGCTGCTGGCTGTAGCGCTGGATCTTCTGCTCGATGTCGGTCAGCGTCCGCGCCGTGTccgcctccagctcctccagcatcGCCTTCTGCCGCTCCCGCAGCAGCCGGTGCAGCCGCTCAAAGGCCTCCCCGATGGTCGCCCGCAGGCTCTTGGCCGACGACTGGGGGCCGTGGGTGGGCGTCAGCCCCACGGAAAGCCCCAGCGTGGTGGGGTCCAtagccccctgcccacccagACCAACACTGACCCGCTGCAAATGCTGCTGGGGATGCCCCGGGTGTGTTTCTGAGCACCTGAGGGGGTCCCCGGTGGAGGACAGAAAGCCCACCCGCTGCCCCACAGCTGGTAACGGGGAGTGGACATGAAGCTGAGGGAGAGGGCAGCCCAGCGtgagcagcagccccctccccagatAATGCCCAAGCAAGCAGAAAGAGGAAGGTGCtaaatgaaatgggaaaataagcGACGGCGCAGGGGCCAGCCTGCCACAGGGCTGCGCATGGCCAGGGAAGGGAAACGGGGCACAGTCAGCAAGATTTGGGTCTTGGTGTGCCTGGAGGTCCCAGAACTGGGCTGGCGAGGCTCGCTCCTGCACCCACAGAGCAAGGGAATCAAGGAGCAGGGGGACAGCCCTGAGACGGGGCTGTGCGGGGGGGTACGACCACCCCAGCAGCTACAGAGCACCCGGTGTGCAGCAGGGACAGCGCAGGGGAACAGATCTGGAGCGATTCCGCCAATAAAGGGCTGGAGGGGTCACGGGGTCCTGCCTCGGGACCCCTGGGGACACCGAGTGCGTCCCCGCTCCTACCTTGGTCTCTGCCAGCTGCCGCTTGAGGAGGTGCAGGGCCTCGGTGTGGCCTCGCTCGCTCTCCTGCAggccctggagctgctccttcagctcccGCTGCAACGCAGGACGCGCTCAGACCCAACTCACAGCCCAGTCTGCCCAGTCTGCCCAGTTCCCCACCACAGCTGGGGGAGGCTGCCCGCACCCGTGGGGCCGCGAGCCGGGGGACCCGGCagcattaagaaaagaaaaagacaaccCACAGGATTTGGGGGAAAAGCAAAGCTCCTCGCAGGTcccaggctcctgcagccccaggcagagcttcaccagcactgccagctgccGGCAGCACGAAGCCAAGGTGCTGGGaaccccctgccccccccgggACCACAGGGTGGCCCCACAAACGTTTACCGGGGCATCACCGGGCACTGACGGCGGTGAGGGGATGAGTCGGAGCCCGTGAAGGTCAGCGCCCGgctgcctccctgcaggcaCGGGCACAAAGCTCTCCCGAAACGGCAGCCCCCTGGGTTTGGGGACAGAGGAAGGACCGTGCCCATCGGGTGCCAGCGCCTGCACGGCAGCACCAGGGTAGAGACACGCTGAATGCGTGGACAGAAGGGGGGGTTTTATGGGGAGCAGCTCCCCGGACCCACGTGCAAACAGAGAGAGCTCCGGCTAAGGCGCACGTGGGCAGGCGGACACGGCATCCCACGGACACACTGCCCCGAGGCACAGGGACAGACGGACAGATGTCGGcggagcagctcagcacagccgGGCAGGGCCGGACGCCCACCcacccacctgcagctcctcgAAGGCATCGTCCACGTTGGTGACCTGGTGCTGCTCGTGCACGGCGGGCTCGTCGCAGAAGAAGCAGACGACGGCGCGGTCGGTGAGGCAGAAGAGCTTGACCTTCTCGTGGTCCttgcaggggaaggggctgcgcTGGGCCCCCAGGATGGCGTCCAGGGGGAAGGCGCTGTAGCGCTCCACGATGTTGGCCAGCTTGAGGCTGGGCGCCAGGGTGGGCTCGGCGAAGGTGCGCCGGCACTCGGGGCAGTCCCGGGCGCCCTGGGGCTCCTGGCGCACCCAGTGCTCGGTGATGCACCGCCGGCAGAAGTAGTGCTCGCAGCCGAAGCTCACCGGGTCCTGGTAGATGCTCAGGCAGATGGAGCACAGCAGCTCGTCCTTCAGGCTGCAAGCCATggccgggggtgggggggctgcccggggggcTCGGGCTGCGaacggggccggggggggacaCCCGGGGGTGAGAGCGCCCGCGGGGGCTGCAATGGGGGGAAACTGGGGAGGAGGGCTGCAAACGGGGCTGCAACGGGGGAAACTGGGCGGCGGGCTGCGAGGGGTGGGCTTGGGGGCGGGCTGCGAgtggggctgcagtgggggCAACTGGGGGGCAGGTGCCAAAGGGAGAACCGGGGAGGGGGTCTGGGGGCGCAGCAGCACGGGGGAGCCGGGGGTcgggcgggctggggggggcggggctgCCCGCGGGGCCGCAGCGGGGGAGCCCCGGGCCGAGGCCGCCCCGGCGGGACCCGGGTTCGAatcccggccccggctccgcGCCCCACCCTCGGGTCCCGGGTTCGAGGCCGCCCCCCGCCTACTCCGCGCCGGCGGCGCCCGCTGCCCTCACCCAGCCGCAGGCGGTgccggtgcccggtgccccgtgcccccggtgcccccggtgCGAGCGAGCCCGCGGCCACCTCGCAGCGTTCCCCGCCGCGACGGGCGGGGGGgtgggcgaggaggaggaggaggaggaggaggaggaggaggaggagcaggcgGGGCCGCGCGGCActtcctgcctccccccccccgcagccacAGTGGTGCCGCCCCCGCCCCATTGTCCCCCGCCCAGCGGCCCGCACCACCTCCCGCCCGCGGGGGGGGccgacgggggggggggaggcgctTAAAGGGGCCGCGGCGCTGAGGCGGCTCCGCTGCGGGCTCGCAGCCGTGCCCGGGCCCCTCCCggtgcctccccccccccggtgtcGGAGCCGCTCCGGTGCTCGGGGCTGCGGCCTGGCCATCGGggagagcagcccccagccgcCCCCCTCCCGCGGGCACGTCCGCCCCCTCCCGGCCAGCCCCTGTCCGTCTGTCCGCCCGTCTGTCCGTCCAGCCGTCCGCCCGCCCATCCGCCCCTGTCCGCTCTGTCCTTCCGTCCCTCGACCCCGTTGTCCGGTCATTTGTCCgccctctcctctgctcctccccCCATCTGTCCGTCCATCCGTCCATCTACCCGTCCCTCCatctgtccgtctgtccgtccatCCCTCCGTCTGTCcgtccttccctccctccctccacccacCTCCCCCCTTCCCGCCCCTCTGTTTTGTCCCCAGTCCCCGGGGACAAACCCGAGGGTTGAGGGGACACCGGGGGTGACACTGGCAGGGGGCAGGACCCCGCGGGACGCTCAGCCCCGgctgtggggtgcaggggggagGCCGGGCCCCTCCGCGCCCCccgggctgctccctgcagctgcgAAGCCACCGGAACGCAAGGAAGGGTTTGTGTCCCCAGAAATGTATTGCTGGGAAAATGCCGCCTTTTTCCCCCAGATCTTATCAATTTCACCAAAAGACGTTGGAGCTGTGGTGGCGGCTGGCTTCTCCCGTCCCTTCCCGTGCCAGGGAGCCCTCCTGCCttggggctgtccccagcccttgTCCCCAGGCGCGGGGATGGCCAGGCCTGGAGGAGCACAGCCACCCTTTGCCCGGCCGCCTGAACCATTGTCCCCATCCCGCATCGTCCCCAGATCCGTCCCCAGATCCAGCTGTTCCCTCCAGGCACCGCCTGGGGCACCCGGCCAGGAAACCAGCGCCGGGAGACCCCAGAAGCCACGCGGAGACACGGATAATCGGGAACGGGTGGCACAAAGCCCCGACCGCGCTCTGAGGACGCACCCGGGGGTCCCTCTGCCAAGCCCCCCGCCCCAGAGGGGCTCTCAGCGGGGGCTcggggaggaaggaaggagccgGATGGGGGGGGGTAGTGATGCCCTGGGGGTTGAGCTGCACATTTCAGAGGCAGCACAAAAGTCAGGCCCGCCGCTGGCTGGCAGCCAAAGCGAACAAGGCTTTGCTTTGGCTGCCGAGCCCCCTGCgtccccccgagccccccagcacagcccctcctgcccGCGTTCCCCCCCGGCGGGGGGAATAACCGCCCGCTTTGTTCCTCGCCCGTGCAGGAGGACGGCCcgaaaggctggaaaaaaaaaaaaaaagccaaccacaggggtttgttttttctgcttgtttttctgcattagGAATTCAGGTCTTGTCTCCCCACCAGGACCCGCTGGGGactgaagaaatgctgaaattaaatcATCAAAGCGCCGTCGGAGCGGGGAAGGGGCGGCTCGGCCGGCATCGCGCCCGGCTCGCGCGCCCGCTTCGCCCCAGCCTGCGGCACGTGGCGGGGAAGAAGCACCCGGGCTCCCCGGGCACGCAGCCCTGCCTTTGTGCCAGGGGGTGGGAATGTCCCTTCGCATCCCCAAGTCCCTCTAGGAGCcaatatctgttttttttccatggtttAAGTAAACCCTGCTCAGCTGAGGTCAAAATACccttaattttgtattttattttattttagtgggAAATGCAGATGGAGGCCAGTACCTGGAACTCTTCCCTTTCTGGAGCAGGTTCCTCCCTCGGGTACTGATGGGGAATCTGAGTCCGGGGGAGATGGAGGACGGGGTGAGCACGGCAGTCCCACGGTGGAGCCACTTGGACGCACGGGTCCCAGCCCACGTCATTAATTTTGTGTCCCCAGCACGTGGCCGGAGCACCCAGGGGTGGACGGGGAAATTTGGGCGATGCAGAGCCGCATCCCATGGGGCACATGGGGTGGCCAAGGGGTGCCCAAGCTCTGAGCGGAGCTGCGAAGTGTTGGGTCACTTGGTTGGAGAAGCACCCGGGGTCCCCGCAGTGCATCCCTGCAGCTCGTTAGCGCTCCTTCGTTAGCACTGCAGGGAGGGAAGCGCACCCTGCCCGGAGCCCTGTTGTGGGCGAGAGTGGGGCGTGAGCCGTACCTGCAGCAGCCGGCGTGGATGAAGGGAAACCGCACGGcgggtgtgtgtgtttgggcaAACAGGGAAATTAATCccagttaatttttaaattggCTGCGTTACCTCCTGTTAACCCTTGTGCGAGTGCCCGGCGGGCTCTTCCGCTGCAGCCAGAGGGTCAGGGAGCCCACATCACCACCACACCTCCATTCCTTGCTTTTTCGGGTCACGCGGATGCTGCCGGGAGCTGGGGAGGATGAGGCGGGGGACCCGGCACACGTGTGCCCTGCGGCCACGGGCTGGAaggtgccaggagctggtgggagCCACCGCAGGGGACACCGGGGTCCGAGTCACCTCcgaggagggagagggggcagGGTGATCTGGAAAACCCCATCGGGGGCTGCGTGGGCATTCggttcctcctgctgccccgtGCCGCACGCCGTGCCCAGAGGACGCTGGCAGGAAGGGAGGCCCCCGAGCCGCTGGAATTTTCCCCGCCAGTTCAAacggtgctgctggggggcgaAGGCGGGGAGGGCAGGCCGGgacaggcagctcccagcacacacGCCTGCTTCCCAGCACTGCGCCAGGGCAGGTTTTGGCCTCAGCAGGGCGGACGCGCAGGGCTGGGAGCATCCCCCCACATGCTCGGGGCTGTCCTTGTCcttgctgcagcccccggccgtGTCCGCACCCATCCTGCTGGATCCGTCCTTCCCAGGTGGGGTGGCTCCGGCACCTTTAGCTCCGTCAGCTTTAGCCGGGTGCCAGAGCACGGAGAGCAGCCGTTAACGCctgcctcttttccttccccgCTCCTGCAAACGCGCTCCAGCTCTCCCAGGACCCCAGCGCCACAAAGCCAAGACGTCCCCAGGACGCAGTCCTGGCCCAGCTAAGCTCGGCGGAGGCCTCTCCTCTTCATGGGCTGGGATTTCATCCCAGCACCCAAAGCCCCAGGCACCAAGGGTTAATGGGAGCGTGCCCCCGCGCAGAGCAGAGTCCTGCAGCCCTCCAGAAGAGCAGGAGGATGCACAAAGCCACACTAGCTGGTGCTTTTCATCTCCTAAGTGCTTAGCaaacattaactaattaatCCTAATTAACTCATTACCTAATTATAACCAAATGGCCCTCCCATTTGcaggggggagaagggaaataaatgcactgccactttttttttttactgaacaCTCCCAGTACCCCAAAACCTCTGCAGGACTCACACCAGCATCAGCGGGGCCCCTGTGCACACATGGCAGTTGGCATGTTTTTGGGCCAAGAAACCTTCCCGATCCCTGCTGTCCTGGGATGAAAAAAACCTCTCTGCAGGTTTGCTAACCCCATGCAGCATCCCAGTAAGCTGGGA
Protein-coding sequences here:
- the TRIM62 gene encoding E3 ubiquitin-protein ligase TRIM62 isoform X1, whose product is MACSLKDELLCSICLSIYQDPVSFGCEHYFCRRCITEHWVRQEPQGARDCPECRRTFAEPTLAPSLKLANIVERYSAFPLDAILGAQRSPFPCKDHEKVKLFCLTDRAVVCFFCDEPAVHEQHQVTNVDDAFEELQRELKEQLQGLQESERGHTEALHLLKRQLAETKSSAKSLRATIGEAFERLHRLLRERQKAMLEELEADTARTLTDIEQKIQRYSQQLRKVQEGSQILQERLAEADKHAFLAGVASLSERLKGKIHETNLTYEDFPTSKYMGPLQYTIWKSLFQDIHPVPAALTLDPGTAHQRLILSDDCTIVAYGNLHPQPLQDSPRRFDVEVSVLGAEAFGGGVHYWEVVVSEKTQWMIGLAHEAVTRKGSIQIQPSRGFYCIVMHDGNQYSACTEPWTRLNVKSKLEKVGVFLDYDKGLLIFYNADDMSWLYTFREKFPGKLCSYFSPGQSHANGKNVQPLRINTVRI
- the TRIM62 gene encoding E3 ubiquitin-protein ligase TRIM62 isoform X2, with amino-acid sequence MACSLKDELLCSICLSIYQDPVSFGCEHYFCRRCITEHWVRQEPQGARDCPECRRTFAEPTLAPSLKLANIVERYSAFPLDAILGAQRSPFPCKDHEKVKLFCLTDRAVVCFFCDEPAVHEQHQVTNVDDAFEELQRELKEQLQGLQESERGHTEALHLLKRQLAETKSSAKSLRATIGEAFERLHRLLRERQKAMLEELEADTARTLTDIEQKIQRYSQQLRKVQEGSQILQERLAEADKHAFLAGVASLSERLKGKIHETNLTYEDFPTSKYMGPLQYTIWKSLFQDIHPAAAGLAPALRRGGVGAGRGGFWRRRALLGGGGVREDAVDDRAGARGRHPQGQHPDPAQPGLLLHRHARREPVQRLHRALDPAQRQEQAGEGGRLPGL